The genomic segment TGCGCAATGGAACGACGATTTCCACAACAGCGCGCACGTGCTGCTGACCGGCGAGCGCGACGGCTATTACCGCGCGTACGCCGACGCGCCGCTGCGCCATTTCGCGCGCACGCTCGGCGAAGGCTTCGCGTACCAGGGCGAGCCGTCGCCGCTGCATGACGGCGCCGCGCGCGGCGAGCCGAGCGCGCACCTGCCGCCGACCGCGTTCGTCGCGTTCCTGCAGAACCACGACCAGATCGGCAACCGCGCGTTCGGCGAACGGCTGCGCACGCTCGCGAACGACGATGCGCTCCGCGCGGCCACCGCGCTGATGCTGCTCGCGCCGCAGATTCCGCTGCTGTTCATGGGCGAGGAGGAAGGCAGCACGCAGCCGTTCCAGTTCTTCACCGACTATCGCGGCGCGCTCGCCGACGCCGTGCGCGAAGGCCGGCGCCGCGAATTCGCGGCGTTTCCCGCGTTCGCCGATCCCGCGCATCGCGACGCGATTCCCGATCCGAACGACATCGCGACGTTCGTGCGCTCGTTGTCGAAACACCCGGCCGACGAAGCATGGCCCGACGCCGACGCATGGCGGCGCTTCTACCGCAGCGCGCTGGCCGTGCGCGCGGCGCTCGTGACGCCGCACCTGACGGGCGCGCGCGCGCTCGGCGTCGACCTGCTCGCGGGCGACGGCGAACCGCAGGCGCTCGCCGCACGCTGGCGGCTCGGCAACGGCAGCACGCTGACGATCGCGCTGAACCTCGGCTCGCACGACGCGGTGCTGCCCGCGCTGCCGGTCGGCAAGATCGTGTTCGAGACGCCGCCGCGCGCGCGCGACCGGCTGCGCGACCTGCGCCTGCCGCCACGTGCGTGCATCGCGTGGCGCGACGGCGCGGTCAACGACGATGCGCTGAGTCACCGCCCGAACGGGCGAGGCCCATCATGACGACCGACGTATCGATCGCGGCACTCGCCCGTTCGGCCGGACTGGAAACCGACTGGACCGACGCGGGCGGCGTCGCGCGGCGGGTGGGCGACGATGCGCTCGCCGCGCTCGTCGACGCGCTCGGCTGGCCGTGCGGCACCGCGCTCCAGCGCGTCGACAGCGCGGCGGCGCTCGCCGATGAGAACGCGGCGCCGCCGCGCATCGTCACCGGCGATGCCGGCCTGCCGCTGACGCTGCCGCATACGATCGCACTGCCGGGCGCACACTTCCGAATCGCGCTCGAAACCGGCGGCTACGTCGACGGGCGCGTGGCCGGTGCGGGCGGGCACGGCACGCTGCCGCCGCTCGCGATGCCCGGTTATCACGCGCTAGACATCGGCGAGCAGCGCATCGGGCTCGCGATCGCGCCGCTGCGCGCGCGCCCGTTCGACGCGTTCGCGCGCGCGCCCGACGCAGGCCGCCGCTGGGGGGTCGCGGCCCAGCTGTACAGCCTGCGCCGTATCGGCGACGAAGGCGCGGGCGACTACACCGCGCTCGCGCGGCTCGCCGCGCACGCGGCGCGGCACAGCGCGCAGGCGGTGGCGATCAGCCCGACGCACGCCGGTTATCCCGCGCTGCCCGCGCACGACAGCCCGTATTCGCCGTCGTCGCGGCGCTGGCACAACGTCGCGTATCTCGACTGCGACGCGGTGCCGGGCGCCGAGGCTGCGCTTCACACGCGCGACGATGCAGTCGATGCGCCGCTGATCGACTGGCCGCGCGTGCTGCCGCAGAAGCTGCGCCGCCTGCGCGCATGCTTCGATGCATGGCGTGCCAACGGCACGCCGTCGCGCGACGCGTACCAGCGCTTTCGCGCGGCCGGCGGCGCGGCGCTCGACGCGCATGCGCGCTTCGACGCGCTGCAGGCGTTCTGCATCGAACACGGGATCGGCGCGGACTGGCGGCAATGGCCGGCGCCGTGGCGCATGCCGTCATCGGCGGAAGTCGATGCGTTCGCGCACGCGCATGCCGACACGATCGCATTCCACACGTTCCTGCAATGGTGCGCATCGCGCGCGCTCGGCGACGCGCAGCATGTGGCGCGCCGCGCAGGCATGGCGACCGGGCTGATCGCCGATCTCGCGGTCGGCTCCGATCGCGCGGGCAGCGACGCATGGGCGCACGGCACGACGCTGCTGCGCGGCGTGTCGCTCGGCGCGCCGCCCGACCTGTTCAATGCGGCCGGCCAGGCGTGGGGCGTGACGACGTGGACGCCCGCCGCGCTGCGCGCCGACCGTTTCGTCCCGTTCATCGAATTGTTGCGCGCGGCGTTCGCGCATGCGGGCGGCATCCGCATCGACCACGTGCTCGGCTTCGCGCGGATGTGGATCGTGCCGGACGGCGGCACGCCGCGCGACGGCGCCTACCTGCGCTATCCGGTCGACGATCTCGTGCGGCTCGTCGCGCTCGAGGCGGCACGCCATCGCGCGATCGCGATCGGCGAGGATCTCGGCACGGTGCCGGGCGGTTTGCGCGAGCGGCTCGGCGCACAGGGAATCGCGGGGATGCGCGTGCTGTGGTTCGAGCGCGATGCGACCGGCGCGTTCCGGCCGCCGTCCGCGTGGGATCGCGATGCGATCGCGATGACGTCGACGCACGACTTGCCGACCGTGGCCGGCTGGTGGCGCGGGGTCGATCTGGGGTGGCGGCGGGTGGCGGCCGACAGCGGAAGCCGCAAAACGGCGCGGCCGACAGCACGCCGGGCGATGCGAGTGCGCAAGACCCGAACGAAATCGTGCAATGCGCCGACGTCGGGCATGACACCGTGCCCCGCCCCGAAGCAGGCCGCGCCACGCCTCCGCCTGCGTCCGATCCCGACCTGATCGCCGCCCAGGCGGAACGCGCAACCGAACGCGCGGCGCTGTGGCACGCGCTGCAGCAAGCAGGTTGCGCGCCCGCCAACAGCGCCGTCCCGCCGGCCGGCGCGCCGCCCGTGAGCGCGATACTCGCGTACGTCGCGCTCAGCCCGTCGCCGCTCGCGATCCTGCCGCTCGAGGATCTGCTCGGGCTGGATGAGCAGCCGAACCTGCCGGGGCCGCCATGCGGCCATCCGAACTGGCTGCGGCGCCTGCCGCGCGCCGTCGATATGCTGTTCGACGCCGACGCGCGCAAGCGCATCGCGGCCGTCGAGCACGCGCGCCGCTCGCGGGAGCGCGACCCATGACGCCGCGCGCGACGCTGCGGCTGCAGCTGCATGCGGGTTTCACGTTCGACGATGCGGCCACGCATGCCGACTACTTCGCGCGCGTCGGCGTGAGCCATCTGTACCTGTCGCCGGTCACGACGGCCGAGCCCGGTTCGCTGCATGGCTACGACACCGTCGACTACGGCTCGGTCAGCGCCGAACTCGGCGGCGAAGCCGGCCTGGTCCGGCTCGTCGGCGCGCTGCGCGCACGCGGCATCGGCGTGATCGTCGACATCGTGCCGAACCACATGGGCGTCGGCGGCGCGTCGAACGGCTGGTGGAACGACGTGCTCGAATGGGGGCCGGCGAGCCCGTACGCACACTGCTTCGACATCGACTGGCATCCGCCCGACGCGGCACTCGACGGCAAGGTGCTGCTGCCCTGCCTCGGCACGCCGTACGGCGACGCGCTCGCGGCCGGCGACATCGCGCTCGGCGCCGATCCGTCGACCGGCCGCTTCTTCGTTGCGTGCCCGGGGCGACAGCTGCCCGTGTCCGCCGCCACCTATGCGGACATCCTGCGCATCGCGAACCGCTCGGACCTGAACACGCTCGCCGAACGCTTCGGTGCCGTGCCGGCGCGCGACAGCGCCCGGCTGGCCGCCGCGCATGAGGCGTTGCGCGATTACGCGGCCGCGCACGGCCCGCATGCGTTCGACGCCGTGCTGCGCGGCGCCGATCCGCGCAACGCACGCTCGCGCGCGTGGCTGCACCGGCTGCTCGAACGCCAGCACTACCGGCTCGCGTGGTGGCGCACGGCCTCGGACGAACTGAACTGGCGGCGCTTCTTCGACATCGCGACGCTCGCGGGCATCCGCAGCAACGACGATGCGGTGTTCGACGCCGTCCATGCGCTGCCGTTGCGCCTCTACGCAGCCGGATATATCGACGGGGTGCGCGTCGATCACGTCGACGGGCTCGCCGATCCGCGCGCGTACTGCCGGCGGCTGCATGCGCAACTCGCGGCGCTGCGCGACCAGCCGCCGTACGTCGTCGTCGAAAAAATCCTGGCGCCCGGCGAAGCGCTGCGCGATGACTGGGGTGTCAACGGCACGACCGGCTACGACTTCATGAACGACGTCGGCGCGCTGCTGCACGACCCGGCCGGCGCCGCGCCGCTGGCCGCCCACTGGGCGGCGGTGTCCGGTTCGTCGCGCACGTTCGCGCAGGAGGCGCTCGACGGCAAGCGGCGCGTGCTGATGCGCCAGCTCGCCGCCGAGCATGCGCGCGTCGCGCGGCTGCTGCACGGCATTGCGCGCGCGTCGCCCGCGACGCGCGACGTCAGTCTGGTCGCGATCCAGCGCGTGCTGGGCGAACTCGCGGTGCGGCTGCCGGTGTACCGGATGTATCCGGCGCAGGAAGACCCGCCGGCCGACACCGACCGCCGGGTGCTCGCGAAAGCGTACGAAGGGGCATGCGCGGCCGTCGATCCGGCCGACCGCTACGCGCTCGACCGCGTCGCCGCGTGGCTCGGGTTGCCGGTCGTGCGCGTGCCGCGCGCGGGCGCCGCCGCGCTGCACGCGGCCCGCGTCGCGTTCGCGCAGCTCACCGCGCCTCTCGCCGCGAAGGGGGTCGAGGATACGGCCTGCTATCGCTACGGCCGGCTGCTGTCGCGCAACGAGGTCGGCGCCGACGCGAGCGACTTCAGCCTGTCGCGCGGCGCATTCCATGCGCGCAACCGGCGCCGCGCCCGAATCGTGCCGCATACGCTCGTCGCGACGGCCACGCACGACCACAAGCGCGGCGAGGACGCGCGCGCGCGGCTCGCGGTGCTCAGCGAGATGCCCGACGCCTGGCGCGCGGTATCGCTCGACTGGTCCGCGCTCAACCTGCCCCGGCGCGGCGGCGCGCATCGCGACCTGGCGTGGGCGCCGGGGCCGGCCGCCGAGGCGATGCTGTACCAGACGCTGGTCGGCTGCTGGCCGCCGTCGCTGATGCCCGACGACGACGCGGGGCTCGCGGCGCTCGCCGAACGCGTGGTGCGCTGGCAGACGAAGGCGCTGCGCGAAGCGAAGCGGCATACGGACTGGCTCGCGCCGGAGACGGACTACGAGCGCGCTTGCGAAGCGTTCGTCCGCGCGATCCTGACGCCGCGCGGCGCAGGCGATTTCGCGCACCGGCTGCATGCGTTCGTGGCGCGGATCGCGCCGGCCGGCATCGTCAACAGCCTGACGCAGACGGCCCTGCGGATCGCGTCCCCCGGCGTGCCCGATCTGTATCAAGGTACCGAGCGATGGGATCACTCGCTCGTCGATCCGGACAACCGGCGCGACGTGCCGTTCGCGGCGCTGGCGGCCGAGCGCGTCGACGCGCCGGTCGAATCGTACCTGCCGACCTGGCCGGATGCGCGCGTGAAACGGGCGCTGGTCGAACGGATGCTCGCGCTGCGCGCGCGGTGGCCGGCGACGTTCGCCGACGGTGCGTATGTGCCGCTGCGCGTGCGCGGCACGCTCGGGCGTCACGCGGTTGCGTTCGCGCGGTGCGGCGATGCGGCGACCGTGGTGGTCGTAGCAACGCGGCTTGCGTGCCGGCTGTTCGGCGACAGGCCCGGCTTGCCGCGCGTGGAGCCCGCGTTATGGGGCGATACGGCGGTCGTGTTGCCGCGTGGTGCCAAAGGGCCCTGGACGGACTGGCTGAATGCGCGGGACGGAATCGACGCGCCGGATGGCTTGATCAGGCTCGATCGCTGTCTGGCTGCGCTGCCTGTCGCCGTGCTCGTCGCGGCTCACCCAACCCCAACGGATCGGAATCCCTGAATCGCCCGGTCGTAATCGAATTTATGCAAAACGGTCCGCGTGTAATCGTTTTTGTACGCCCAAAATCGATTTCTGCCCGGAACGGGCGTTCATAGTCGATTTTGCGCAGCGACGGTACCGCATGGCTTATCGCGAACCGTGATGTCACCGTATCCCTGGCCTTTCGCGACGGGGAATCGAGCGATCGCGCGAGAGTCGGTCGTTACCGGCCAGAACGACCGGCGGGACAGTAAGCGCCCGACATCACGACCACTCGTCCGGCGGCATCGTCCCGCCGTCGTCCTCCCACAGCGGCGCGCCCGCGTTGTCGCCATGGCCAGCGGTCACGGTCCCTTTCGCATCGCGGTCCTTCGACCGTCGCGTCTCGCCGCGCTTCGCCGCACGAACCCGCGTGCGCGTCGGCGTCACGGTGCGCTGCCCGCCGCCCCGGCGCTCGTCGGCCGATGCCGTGCCTTTTGTCTGCCGCACATTCGAACCCGCATTCATCGTTTCTCTCCTGCGTCACTGAAAAACCGAAAAACCGGTGAAAACGCCGCAATTTCGATGCCGCCCCCGGGCAAGCGTCTTGCTACGTGTTCGTACCGAATCAGCCGCAGGAGCCGACGATGCCGACCGAA from the Burkholderia pyrrocinia genome contains:
- the treY gene encoding malto-oligosyltrehalose synthase, with translation MTPRATLRLQLHAGFTFDDAATHADYFARVGVSHLYLSPVTTAEPGSLHGYDTVDYGSVSAELGGEAGLVRLVGALRARGIGVIVDIVPNHMGVGGASNGWWNDVLEWGPASPYAHCFDIDWHPPDAALDGKVLLPCLGTPYGDALAAGDIALGADPSTGRFFVACPGRQLPVSAATYADILRIANRSDLNTLAERFGAVPARDSARLAAAHEALRDYAAAHGPHAFDAVLRGADPRNARSRAWLHRLLERQHYRLAWWRTASDELNWRRFFDIATLAGIRSNDDAVFDAVHALPLRLYAAGYIDGVRVDHVDGLADPRAYCRRLHAQLAALRDQPPYVVVEKILAPGEALRDDWGVNGTTGYDFMNDVGALLHDPAGAAPLAAHWAAVSGSSRTFAQEALDGKRRVLMRQLAAEHARVARLLHGIARASPATRDVSLVAIQRVLGELAVRLPVYRMYPAQEDPPADTDRRVLAKAYEGACAAVDPADRYALDRVAAWLGLPVVRVPRAGAAALHAARVAFAQLTAPLAAKGVEDTACYRYGRLLSRNEVGADASDFSLSRGAFHARNRRRARIVPHTLVATATHDHKRGEDARARLAVLSEMPDAWRAVSLDWSALNLPRRGGAHRDLAWAPGPAAEAMLYQTLVGCWPPSLMPDDDAGLAALAERVVRWQTKALREAKRHTDWLAPETDYERACEAFVRAILTPRGAGDFAHRLHAFVARIAPAGIVNSLTQTALRIASPGVPDLYQGTERWDHSLVDPDNRRDVPFAALAAERVDAPVESYLPTWPDARVKRALVERMLALRARWPATFADGAYVPLRVRGTLGRHAVAFARCGDAATVVVVATRLACRLFGDRPGLPRVEPALWGDTAVVLPRGAKGPWTDWLNARDGIDAPDGLIRLDRCLAALPVAVLVAAHPTPTDRNP